The following coding sequences lie in one Rutidosis leptorrhynchoides isolate AG116_Rl617_1_P2 chromosome 6, CSIRO_AGI_Rlap_v1, whole genome shotgun sequence genomic window:
- the LOC139853615 gene encoding endoglucanase 16-like, with amino-acid sequence MSWSCSLIFLLVLFTSLSVFVNAQFDYRDALTKSIIFLEAQRSGKLPPNHRPPWRGDSALDDGIEVGVDLVGGYYDAGDNVKYGFPMAFTVTTLAWAAYFYEVELKAAGEMNHVLEGVRWGTDYFLKASTQRNRLFVQVGDPVKDHECWVRPENMKTSRKVLEINQNRPGTEIAAETAAALAASSLVFRKTDPAYAGILLNSAIKLFDFANEHRGTFDGECPFYCSYSGYHDELLWGATWLYIATKKPIYLKYIQEESTTAVVYEFSWDLKYAGAQVLLSQLFWEGQKEFQTFQQQADGYICSVLPESPYHQVFMTPGGLVHFRDGANLQYVTATAFLFSVYSDLLGRYNKQVTCGDKHFTNVQLMDFAKKQMDYILGNNPLKRSMMVGFGKNPPVQAHHRGASVPVMAPTKDVNCGMSFAYWYNVDKPNPNELTGAILGGPDKADKFIDSRVNSSYTEPCTYVNSLAVGVLAKLAKPNAKVI; translated from the exons ATGTCGTGGTCGTGCAGTTTAATATTCTTGCTGGTTCTGTTTACGAGTTTATCGGTGTTTGTAAACGCTCAATTTGATTACCGAGATGCCCTCACGAAATCCATAATCTTTTTGGAGGCCCAAAGATCCGGGAAACTTCCTCCGAACCATAGGCCTCCTTGGAGAGGTGATTCTGCCCTTGATGATGGCATAGAAGTTGGT GTTGATCTGGTGGGAGGATATTATGATGCTGGAGATAATGTGAAATATGGATTTCCAATGGCGTTTACGGTGACCACATTGGCATGGGCTGCTTATTTTTATGAGGTAGAGTTAAAGGCTGCAGGGGAGATGAATCATGTCCTTGAAGGCGTCCGATGGGGCACGGATTATTTTCTTAAAGCGAGTACTCAACGTAATCGTTTGTTTGTTCAG GTAGGAGATCCAGTTAAGGATCATGAGTGTTGGGTAAGACCCGAGAATATGAAAACGTCAAGAAAAGTGTTGGAGATTAATCAAAATCGGCCAGGAACCGAAATTGCTGCTGAAACTGCTGCTGCATTGGCTGCTTCATCTCTTGTTTTTCGTAAAACCGATCCTGCCTACGCTGGTATCCTCCTTAACAGTGCCATAAAG CTCTTTGATTTTGCCAATGAACATAGAGGAACTTTCGATGGTGAATGCCCTTTCTACTGCTCCTACTCTGGTTACCAT GATGAATTACTATGGGGGGCAACATGGCTATACATTGCAACAAAGAAGCCAATATATTTGAAATATATACAAGAAGAGTCCACAACTGCTGTTGTTTATGAGTTCAGTTGGGACCTTAAATATGCTGGTGCCCAAGTCCTCCTCTCTCAG TTGTTCTGGGAAGGACAAAAGGAATTTCAAACATTTCAACAGCAGGCTGATGGATATATTTGTTCAGTTCTTCCCGAAAGCCCTTACCATCAAGTTTTCATGACCCCAG GTGGCCTAGTTCACTTTAGAGATGGTGCAAATTTACAGTATGTGACAGCTACCGCGTTTCTTTTCAGTGTATATAGTGATTTGTTGGGTAGATATAATAAGCAAGTCACTTGTGGTGACAAACACTTCACCAATGTCCAGCTCATGGATTTCGCTAAAAAACAG ATGGATTATATATTGGGGAATAACCCGTTAAAGAGATCAATGATGGTAGGGTTTGGTAAAAATCCACCGGTGCAGGCGCATCATAGAGGTGCATCGGTGCCAGTGATGGCACCAACCAAAGATGTAAATTGTGGGATGAGTTTTGCTTATTGGTACAATGTCGATAAGCCTAACCCAAATGAGCTCACGGGTGCTATTCTTGGTGGTCCTGATAAGGCAGATAAGTTTATAGACTCGCGCGTTAATTCATCTTACACTGAGCCATGTACGTATGTCAATTCCCTTGCCGTTGGGGTCCTTGCAAAGCTGGCTAAACCTAATGCTAAAGTTATATAA